The sequence GTGTGCAGATGACAGATCTTATGGAATATCTGATTAATAATCATCTTTCCGGGTTTAGGGATTTTCTTTCTAAAAACGGAACGCCGTTCTACCACGGACTTTTTTTGATGAACAGTTTTTTTCTTGTTATTTGTTCGCTGGTTATCAATACGATATTAAAATTTAAGACAGTGGATTTTCTTTTGAATATTAATGTCAGAAGAATTATTCATCTTTTGTGTGTTTTCTTTATTGTTATTACCCAATATGCACCTACCAATTGTGATACAATCGCTTTATGCTGTTACCTGATCGGGGTTTTACTTACATTGAAATATATTCATACGAATAAAAATGGGTATTATTTTATATTAATCGTGCTGATCGCTTTATCAACTTTGGTGAGGGAAACGGCTTGTATTAATATTGCTTTTTTTGCAGCGGTTTTATTCAGTGTGAAAGAATTAAAGGAAGGAAATTATCAGTTTATCTGGAAGGTAATTCCTCTGGTTATTGCTTTTCTGGTACCCTATCTGGGTCTGAGAGCAGTGATGAATCACGAGCATACCACTTTTGTGGAAGGTATTTACATAAGTAAAAATTTTTCCAGTCCGTTCAATCTTGCGGGGCTGCTTTTTGCGGTTATCGTGCTTTATTTTATTTATAAACTTTGTGTGAATGAAGAAAGCAGAACGGTTTTTAAAAAATATTTATTCTTTTCATTGCCTTATCTTGCCATGATTACTTTGGTGGGGCTTTTCTGGGAAGTGAGACTTTTTTTACCTCTTATTCTTACAGGAATCATTATGGCGAGTCACCAGTTTAAAAACACTAAACAATGAGTTTATTACACCCTTATTACATAATAGCAATTGTTTATATGCTTTTTTTCAGCGTCCAGGAAGTTTTTGGAAAGAAGGTTGATAAAAAGTGGTTTTGGTTTTTAGGAATTTATTTAATAATTCTTGTAGGGCTTCGTGATAATGTGGGACCGGATTACGGAAGTTATCGTGGGATCTATATTTATTCTGATACTAAAGAATATATGAGTATCATCCGAAAAGCGCTTCATATTGAAGGTTCTGAAAATGTAGAAATTGAGTGGCTTTATGCATTGATCAATAAAATCCTGCTTAATGTTTTCAATGCTCCGTTTTATATTCTGACACTGGTGATTGCTATTCTTGCCATTACTTTTAAAATTGAATATACAGAAGACAATACTTTTTATCCGTTTACTTTTACGCTGTTTATGTTTATCCCGAACTTTTTTATCGGGGAAAGTGGGCAGATACGGCAGAATTTAGGAACTTTTATCATCTACTTCGCCATACGGTATATCAAAGAACGGAAACTCTGGCATTACCTGTTTTGGGTCTTTATAGCATCCGGAATCCACAATGTCTGTTATATATTTTTACCGATGTACTGGCTCGTTCGTGTTCCTTTGAACAGGACTTGGATGCTGATCCTGATCATCGGATCAATCATTGCTTCACCCTTTGAAATCTATCGTGTTTTTGGGGATTTTCTGAGTAATGTGGCGTCAGACAGTATGCTTGTGGAAGGTTTCAACGGATATGTAGAGGAGACTGCAGAGCGATTGAACGGTGGATTCGGGATTCCGGAAGCCATGATGGCTATTCTCACCTTCTTCTTATTTGTTTTTGATAAAAAAATGGTGGAAAAATACCCCTATTACGAATATCACAGAGTCTATGCCGTCATGGGAATCTGTATGTACTTTATATTCAGGAATAACCCGGTGTTTTCTTCGAGGATGGCGGGAGCATTTATCGGGTTCTCTTATGTTATCATTCCGAATGTGATGTATGTGGTCTCCAGCAATACAAAAAAGATGATCTACAGTTTTATTATTGCATTGGTGATTTTCAATTTTGTGGTATTTGCAAGTTTCAGAAATATTATCGGAGGAAGGTTTACTATAGACCTTTATAAAAATCACATCCTACCTTAATTTTAGTTAAAAAAATATTAATAAAGACAGTATTTACATGCTGTCTTTTTTTTTGGTTATAGCATTATTTAAATTATCTATATAATTTTTCCTTATTAATTTTATTTTAAATTGACTTTAAACATAAAAATATTCTAAAAAATCCTGTAATTTCGCAAAGCGCAAGTTGGGAAATGTAGTTTTGTTACATATAATTTAAGAAATTTATTTTATTTATAATGTATCGTGGTTATTTTATCATTATTTATAAAATAAATTGATATTTATTAACGAAGGCTTAAATGTTGTACTTGAAGTATGACACAAAATCAAGGATATGAAAAAGTCAATTAACAATTTAGTGGCACTCTTATGTTGCCTAGTCACGAGTGGAATCTACGCTCACACGGGATTTAGAGACAGTGAAGTCAAATCTCTTGTAAAAGACCTTTCTTATGTAATGAGATCGGATTCTTTAATTAAAAACTCAGGAGGTGCAGATAGAAGACAAAGTATTAATAAAAACTTTACAACAAGTCTTCTTCCGGATTGGACAAAAGCACCCAACAGCTATATTTTCGATCCCGTCCAGAATAGCGATGGTATCTACATTCCGGTAAGAAAAGCATATGCTATGTGGGAGCAGGACAAATATATTGGAGGTAGGGCAATTCCCAACGGGAAAATTACCGCCGATGTTTTATGGGAGGATGTTCACGGTCTTATAAAATCGGGACCGGCGTATTCTCTTGAGGTTCTTGATAGTGGACAGTCTGCTAAAATCAGAGTTCCCGTCAACAAAGCAAAAAAAGGAAACGCA is a genomic window of Chryseobacterium wanjuense containing:
- a CDS encoding glycosyltransferase family 39 protein, giving the protein MFKIFDEKINGFLFVIILPLLLFAMSYYGFESSYTRLKTSDRPPSFLFTSVYSYRVIPNYLSVQMTDLMEYLINNHLSGFRDFLSKNGTPFYHGLFLMNSFFLVICSLVINTILKFKTVDFLLNINVRRIIHLLCVFFIVITQYAPTNCDTIALCCYLIGVLLTLKYIHTNKNGYYFILIVLIALSTLVRETACINIAFFAAVLFSVKELKEGNYQFIWKVIPLVIAFLVPYLGLRAVMNHEHTTFVEGIYISKNFSSPFNLAGLLFAVIVLYFIYKLCVNEESRTVFKKYLFFSLPYLAMITLVGLFWEVRLFLPLILTGIIMASHQFKNTKQ
- a CDS encoding EpsG family protein; its protein translation is MSLLHPYYIIAIVYMLFFSVQEVFGKKVDKKWFWFLGIYLIILVGLRDNVGPDYGSYRGIYIYSDTKEYMSIIRKALHIEGSENVEIEWLYALINKILLNVFNAPFYILTLVIAILAITFKIEYTEDNTFYPFTFTLFMFIPNFFIGESGQIRQNLGTFIIYFAIRYIKERKLWHYLFWVFIASGIHNVCYIFLPMYWLVRVPLNRTWMLILIIGSIIASPFEIYRVFGDFLSNVASDSMLVEGFNGYVEETAERLNGGFGIPEAMMAILTFFLFVFDKKMVEKYPYYEYHRVYAVMGICMYFIFRNNPVFSSRMAGAFIGFSYVIIPNVMYVVSSNTKKMIYSFIIALVIFNFVVFASFRNIIGGRFTIDLYKNHILP